From a region of the Coprococcus comes ATCC 27758 genome:
- the yhbY gene encoding ribosome assembly RNA-binding protein YhbY, which produces MTSKQRAYLKSLAMTMDPILQIGKSSVTPELTAAVAEALEARELIKLHVLQNCGDDLRGMAEILAERTRSQVVQVIGRKIVLYKEGKDDKKKIVLP; this is translated from the coding sequence ATGACTTCCAAACAGAGAGCTTATTTAAAGAGCCTTGCGATGACAATGGATCCGATCCTTCAGATCGGTAAATCCAGCGTAACACCGGAACTTACCGCAGCTGTTGCAGAAGCGCTTGAAGCAAGAGAACTGATCAAGCTTCACGTTCTTCAGAACTGTGGAGATGATCTGCGTGGAATGGCAGAGATCCTTGCAGAGCGTACACGTTCCCAGGTGGTACAGGTTATCGGAAGAAAAATCGTTCTTTATAAAGAGGGAAAAGACGACAAGAAGAAAATCGTTCTTCCTTAA
- the rsfS gene encoding ribosome silencing factor, whose product MEQSREMAKLACEALADKKGEDIRVIDIAGISVLADYFIIANGTNESQVRALVDNVEETLGKAGYEVKQREGYGLGSWVLLDFGDIIVHVFDRENRVFYDLERIWRDGKQVDPEEL is encoded by the coding sequence ATCGAGCAGTCAAGAGAGATGGCAAAACTTGCCTGCGAAGCACTCGCTGACAAAAAAGGCGAAGATATCCGTGTAATTGACATTGCAGGAATCTCTGTGCTTGCAGATTATTTTATCATTGCAAACGGAACCAACGAAAGCCAGGTAAGAGCACTGGTTGACAATGTAGAAGAGACACTCGGAAAAGCAGGATACGAAGTCAAACAGCGTGAAGGCTATGGACTCGGAAGCTGGGTGCTTCTTGACTTTGGCGACATTATCGTTCATGTATTTGACAGAGAAAACCGTGTTTTCTATGATCTGGAAAGAATCTGGAGAGACGGAAAACAGGTTGATCCGGAAGAATTATAA
- a CDS encoding PTS transporter subunit EIIC: MKFLQKLGKALMLPVAILPICGILMGIGYRLCPATMQGGDIQGAVNLIGLFLVKAGGALIDNMAILFAIGVGVGMSEKNDGTGGIAALASWLMMTTLLSTGFVTTIMPSIADSATKTLAFDKIENPFIGILAGIIGSMCYNRFKNTKLPDWLAFFSGKRCVAIIAGVVSILASVVLLFVWPLLFGALVALGKGIVGLDVVGAGIYAFLNRLLIPTGLHHALNNVFWFDTIGLGDLQHFWAGETSADVSWSLGMYMSGFFPCMMFGIPGAALAMVKCAKPGKKKVAIGLVASAALCAFICGVTEPFEFGFMFLAPVLYVIYAALYGIFTMITVALGFRAGFSFSAGAMDLFFSASLPAAAKIWLIIPLGIAAFLVFYFVFLFAIKKFDLKTPGREDDDDLEAEKNVELASDDFTAIAAKILEGCGGKENIASIDNCVTRLRLEVKDMTAVNDKVIKSAGVAGVIRPGKTSVQVIVGTKVQFVADAFSKLCE; the protein is encoded by the coding sequence ATGAAATTCTTACAAAAACTTGGTAAAGCGTTAATGCTCCCGGTAGCTATTCTTCCGATCTGTGGTATCCTCATGGGTATTGGATACAGGTTATGTCCGGCTACGATGCAGGGTGGAGACATCCAGGGTGCAGTAAATCTGATCGGTCTGTTTTTAGTAAAAGCAGGTGGAGCTTTGATCGACAACATGGCAATTCTTTTTGCAATCGGTGTCGGTGTCGGTATGTCTGAAAAAAATGATGGTACAGGTGGTATCGCTGCTCTTGCTTCATGGCTTATGATGACAACACTTCTTTCAACAGGATTTGTTACAACGATCATGCCTTCTATCGCAGACAGTGCAACAAAGACACTTGCATTCGACAAAATTGAAAACCCGTTTATCGGTATTCTCGCAGGTATCATCGGATCAATGTGCTACAACAGATTCAAAAACACAAAGCTTCCGGACTGGTTGGCTTTCTTCAGTGGAAAACGCTGTGTAGCAATTATTGCAGGAGTTGTTTCTATTCTTGCATCTGTTGTTTTATTATTCGTATGGCCATTACTTTTCGGTGCACTTGTTGCTCTTGGAAAAGGTATTGTTGGTCTGGATGTTGTAGGAGCCGGTATCTATGCATTCCTCAACCGACTGCTGATCCCTACCGGATTACATCACGCACTGAACAATGTATTCTGGTTTGATACCATCGGTCTTGGTGACTTACAGCACTTCTGGGCCGGTGAAACATCTGCAGACGTATCTTGGAGCCTTGGAATGTACATGTCAGGATTCTTCCCATGTATGATGTTCGGTATCCCGGGTGCAGCTCTTGCTATGGTAAAATGTGCAAAACCGGGTAAAAAGAAAGTTGCAATCGGACTTGTAGCTTCTGCAGCTCTTTGTGCATTCATCTGTGGTGTAACTGAACCGTTCGAATTCGGATTCATGTTCCTTGCACCTGTACTTTATGTAATTTACGCAGCACTTTACGGTATCTTCACAATGATCACAGTTGCACTTGGATTCCGTGCAGGATTCTCGTTCTCAGCAGGTGCGATGGACTTATTCTTCTCTGCTTCTCTTCCGGCAGCAGCTAAGATATGGCTTATTATTCCGCTTGGAATCGCAGCATTCTTAGTTTTCTATTTCGTATTCCTCTTCGCGATCAAGAAATTTGATCTGAAGACACCGGGTAGAGAAGATGATGATGATCTGGAAGCAGAAAAAAATGTAGAACTGGCAAGTGATGACTTCACAGCTATCGCAGCAAAGATTCTTGAAGGTTGCGGCGGAAAGGAAAACATTGCAAGCATCGACAACTGTGTAACAAGACTGAGACTGGAAGTAAAAGATATGACTGCAGTTAACGACAAAGTGATCAAATCTGCAGGTGTTGCAGGTGTTATTAGACCTGGAAAAACTTCTGTACAGGTTATTGTTGGAACTAAAGTACAGTTTGTTGCAGATGCATTCTCTAAACTCTGTGAATAA
- the rpmA gene encoding 50S ribosomal protein L27, whose product MMKLNLQFFAHKKGVGSTKNGRDSESKRLGAKRADGQFVKAGNILYRQRGTKIHPGINVGRGGDDTLFALVDGVVRFERKGRDKKQVSIYPVAE is encoded by the coding sequence ATGATGAAATTAAACCTTCAGTTTTTCGCTCATAAAAAAGGAGTTGGTTCTACAAAGAACGGTCGTGACTCTGAATCTAAGAGACTTGGAGCAAAAAGAGCAGACGGACAGTTTGTAAAAGCTGGTAACATCCTTTACAGACAGCGCGGAACAAAGATTCATCCAGGAATCAATGTAGGTCGCGGTGGTGACGATACATTATTTGCACTGGTTGACGGTGTTGTTCGTTTTGAAAGAAAAGGAAGAGATAAGAAACAGGTTTCTATCTATCCAGTAGCTGAATAA
- the nagB gene encoding glucosamine-6-phosphate deaminase, with product MRIYKAKDYVDMSRKAANIVSAQVIMKPNCVLGLATGSTPIGLYKQLVEWYNKGDLDFSEVMTVNLDEYKGLSRDNDQSYYYFMHQNLFDHVNIPAENTHLPNGMEPDSQKECQEYTNLIQSLGGVDLQLLGIGHNGHIGFNEPGEAFDKQVHCVNLTQSTIEANKRFFASADDVPKQAYTMGIKTIMQAKKILIVASGEDKAEIVRDAFFGPITPKVPASVLQLHNDVTLVADEAALSKLPL from the coding sequence ATGAGAATTTACAAAGCAAAAGATTACGTAGACATGAGCCGCAAGGCTGCCAATATTGTTTCTGCACAGGTTATTATGAAACCAAATTGTGTTCTGGGGCTTGCAACCGGATCTACTCCGATCGGTCTTTATAAGCAGTTGGTGGAATGGTATAACAAAGGTGATCTTGATTTCTCAGAAGTTATGACGGTAAACCTTGATGAATATAAAGGACTTAGCCGTGACAACGATCAGAGCTACTACTATTTCATGCATCAGAACCTATTTGATCATGTGAATATTCCAGCTGAGAATACACACCTTCCAAACGGAATGGAACCGGATTCTCAAAAAGAATGCCAGGAATATACCAATCTGATTCAGTCTTTAGGCGGCGTAGATCTTCAGCTTCTCGGAATCGGTCATAACGGTCATATCGGATTCAACGAACCGGGGGAAGCTTTTGACAAGCAGGTTCATTGTGTAAATCTGACTCAGTCTACCATCGAAGCAAACAAACGTTTCTTTGCTTCAGCTGATGATGTTCCGAAGCAGGCTTATACAATGGGAATCAAGACGATCATGCAGGCAAAGAAAATCCTGATCGTTGCAAGTGGCGAAGATAAAGCAGAAATCGTAAGAGATGCTTTCTTCGGTCCAATCACACCGAAGGTTCCTGCTTCTGTTTTACAGCTGCATAATGATGTGACTTTGGTAGCTGACGAAGCTGCACTTAGCAAACTTCCTTTATAA
- the nagA gene encoding N-acetylglucosamine-6-phosphate deacetylase — MIIKNASIYTEDHTFVNGNAVVENGRFVSFSDFSEQDAQIVDAQGLYMIPGLVDIHFHGCMGADMCDGTKEALDIITRYEASIGVTSVCPATMTIAKDELLNVMKNAGDYAYNGGAHLVGINMEGPFISASKKGAQAEENILHCDYEYFCRLQKAAKGLIKLVDLAPEEPGAMEFIEKAKDEVVISLAHTASDYDTAKEAIQRGASHATHLYNAMPPLNHRNPGVIGAVRDSETCHAELICDGVHIHPSVIRATFAMFGAKRMILISDSMRATGLDDGDYTLGGQPVKVKGNLATLHDGTIAGSATNLMDCVRFVVKKVGLPFETAVMCASENPAKEIGIFHEVGSISAGKKADFVLLDKDLNIVSVYVDGKEITC; from the coding sequence ATGATCATTAAAAATGCGTCAATTTATACAGAAGATCATACTTTTGTGAACGGGAATGCAGTTGTAGAAAATGGCAGATTTGTAAGTTTTTCGGATTTTTCGGAACAGGATGCCCAGATCGTGGATGCCCAGGGACTTTATATGATTCCGGGACTTGTGGACATTCATTTTCACGGATGTATGGGAGCAGACATGTGCGACGGTACAAAAGAAGCACTGGATATCATTACGAGATATGAAGCGTCCATCGGTGTGACTTCTGTCTGTCCGGCTACCATGACAATTGCTAAAGACGAGCTTTTAAATGTCATGAAAAATGCAGGTGATTACGCCTACAATGGCGGTGCACACCTGGTCGGTATCAATATGGAAGGACCATTTATCAGTGCTTCCAAAAAAGGTGCCCAGGCAGAAGAAAATATCCTGCATTGTGATTATGAATATTTCTGCAGGCTTCAAAAGGCGGCAAAGGGACTGATCAAACTGGTGGATCTTGCACCGGAAGAACCGGGAGCCATGGAATTTATCGAGAAAGCAAAGGATGAGGTGGTTATATCCCTTGCGCATACCGCATCGGATTATGATACTGCAAAAGAAGCCATTCAGCGTGGTGCTTCCCATGCAACCCATTTGTACAATGCAATGCCACCATTGAATCATAGAAATCCGGGCGTAATCGGTGCAGTCAGGGATTCTGAAACATGCCATGCAGAGCTGATCTGCGACGGTGTACATATTCACCCGTCTGTGATCCGCGCAACCTTTGCCATGTTTGGTGCGAAGCGTATGATCCTGATCAGTGACAGTATGCGAGCAACTGGTCTGGATGATGGAGATTACACCCTTGGCGGACAGCCGGTAAAGGTAAAAGGCAATCTTGCTACTCTGCATGATGGAACAATTGCTGGTTCTGCTACGAATCTTATGGACTGTGTGCGTTTTGTGGTTAAGAAAGTCGGCCTTCCGTTTGAAACAGCAGTCATGTGCGCATCTGAAAATCCGGCAAAAGAAATCGGAATTTTCCATGAGGTCGGAAGTATCTCCGCTGGTAAGAAAGCAGATTTTGTGCTTTTAGATAAAGATTTGAATATAGTAAGCGTCTATGTAGATGGAAAGGAGATCACATGTTAG
- a CDS encoding TetR/AcrR family transcriptional regulator, with amino-acid sequence MSDKNLKGNILEATIKAFQKKGLKFTMDDLASLLGISKKTIYTVFPDKNSLVLEMVDYCFSSIKESEQKVLQDLSLDTVGKIRAILGVLPEGYRELDLRQLYQLKERYPEVYEKVKSRLETGWESTISLLEQGITEGKIRNIQIPILKTMMEATLEQFFQRDVLVQNGISYHEALDEVVSILIDGITI; translated from the coding sequence GTGTCAGATAAAAATTTAAAAGGCAATATTCTCGAAGCAACCATCAAGGCATTTCAGAAAAAAGGGTTAAAATTTACAATGGATGATCTTGCATCTCTTCTAGGAATCAGCAAAAAAACAATCTATACTGTTTTCCCTGACAAAAATTCATTGGTTCTGGAGATGGTTGATTATTGTTTTTCCTCGATCAAAGAAAGTGAACAAAAAGTTCTTCAAGATTTGAGTCTGGATACGGTTGGTAAAATCAGAGCAATTCTTGGTGTGTTACCGGAAGGGTATCGGGAGCTTGATCTCAGACAGCTTTATCAGCTAAAGGAGAGATATCCCGAAGTTTATGAAAAAGTAAAATCCCGTCTGGAAACCGGGTGGGAGAGTACGATTTCATTACTGGAACAGGGCATCACAGAAGGAAAAATTCGAAATATCCAGATTCCAATTTTAAAAACCATGATGGAAGCCACATTAGAACAGTTTTTTCAGAGAGACGTGCTGGTCCAGAATGGAATTTCTTATCATGAGGCATTAGATGAAGTCGTATCCATTCTGATCGATGGCATTACAATCTGA
- the nadD gene encoding nicotinate-nucleotide adenylyltransferase: MRIGIMGGTFDPIHNGHLMLGEYAYQQFHLDEVWYMPNGNPPHKSNPEIRKDLQDRAEMTRLAIEEIPYFRLCTYEIDRKETSYSYQTMEYFKETYPQDEFYFIIGADSLFNLETWKCPERLLKTAVILAAYRDDAGAPKEMRRQITYLKEKYACDIRLLRTPVMPVSSSEIRQMIRGGETEDLPIPKKVADYIDLNRLYQVSEHDGNNT; the protein is encoded by the coding sequence ATGAGAATCGGTATTATGGGCGGAACATTTGATCCCATCCACAACGGGCATCTGATGCTTGGTGAATATGCATACCAGCAGTTCCATCTGGATGAAGTGTGGTATATGCCAAACGGCAATCCGCCCCATAAATCAAATCCGGAAATACGAAAAGATTTACAGGACCGTGCCGAAATGACACGCCTTGCAATTGAAGAAATCCCGTATTTCCGGCTTTGTACCTATGAAATAGATCGAAAGGAAACTTCGTACTCCTATCAGACAATGGAGTATTTTAAAGAGACTTATCCGCAGGATGAATTTTATTTTATCATCGGTGCGGATTCTCTTTTCAATCTGGAAACCTGGAAATGTCCGGAAAGACTTCTGAAAACAGCGGTCATCCTGGCAGCATATCGAGATGATGCAGGAGCGCCGAAAGAAATGCGCCGTCAGATCACATATTTGAAAGAAAAGTATGCATGTGATATCCGGCTTCTCCGTACCCCTGTGATGCCGGTTTCTTCCAGTGAGATCCGGCAGATGATCCGAGGAGGAGAGACAGAAGATCTTCCGATTCCGAAAAAGGTTGCAGATTATATAGATTTGAACAGATTATATCAGGTGAGTGAACATGACGGAAACAATACTTAA
- a CDS encoding IS4 family transposase, with protein MSHYIEKVTVSLENLISELARNPSLFLKNPDTDFSRNRKINFKTCVGITMNSGGCTLNKELLDFFDFDVNAPTVSAYTQQRAKILPEAFEYLFHAFTEENAQTKNLYEGYQLLACDGSNLTIAPNLNDPETLWKSNQLGATGNHLHLNALYDVLNRTYIDALVQTASTYQEHRACIQMIERVTLDKVILIADRGYENYNIMSHAIEKGWKFLIRIKDVHSNGIASGLELPQTAVFDMDINLILTRNQTKSKKQAGYKFMPTVQTFDYLPIGSKEDYPISFRIARFKIADDSYETVITNLDRFCFSAEKLKELYHLRWGIETSFRELKYAIGLTSFHAKKVDYIKQEIFARLALYNYCELITTYVVEHTENISKKNQVNFTIAIYICREYLRRKRKLRPPDVVKLIEKHILPIRPGRRDPRKVKLQASVSFLYRVA; from the coding sequence ATGAGTCACTATATTGAAAAGGTTACGGTTTCACTAGAAAATCTAATTTCAGAATTGGCAAGAAATCCATCTTTGTTCTTGAAAAATCCAGATACTGATTTTTCAAGAAACCGCAAAATTAATTTTAAGACATGTGTTGGCATTACCATGAATTCCGGCGGTTGCACGCTGAATAAAGAACTCTTGGATTTTTTCGATTTTGATGTGAATGCTCCTACTGTTTCAGCGTATACACAGCAGCGGGCTAAAATTCTACCAGAAGCATTTGAATACTTATTTCATGCGTTTACAGAAGAAAATGCTCAAACAAAAAACTTATATGAGGGATATCAACTTTTGGCTTGCGATGGCAGCAATCTAACTATTGCACCGAATCTAAACGACCCGGAAACTCTTTGGAAATCAAATCAACTTGGTGCAACCGGTAATCACTTACATCTAAATGCCCTGTATGATGTTTTAAACAGAACTTATATTGATGCATTGGTTCAAACTGCCTCTACGTATCAAGAACACAGAGCATGCATTCAAATGATAGAAAGGGTGACATTGGACAAAGTTATATTAATTGCTGATAGAGGATATGAAAACTATAACATTATGTCTCACGCAATAGAAAAAGGCTGGAAATTTTTGATTAGAATAAAAGATGTTCACAGCAATGGCATTGCATCAGGCTTAGAACTTCCACAAACGGCAGTTTTTGATATGGATATCAATCTGATTCTGACACGAAATCAAACTAAGTCAAAGAAACAAGCAGGATATAAATTCATGCCAACAGTACAAACCTTTGATTATCTTCCAATAGGAAGCAAAGAGGATTATCCTATCTCCTTTAGAATTGCAAGGTTTAAAATAGCAGATGATTCCTACGAAACGGTAATTACAAACTTGGACCGTTTTTGCTTTTCGGCAGAAAAACTTAAGGAATTATATCACTTAAGATGGGGCATAGAAACATCATTTCGTGAATTGAAATATGCTATAGGGCTAACTAGTTTTCATGCCAAAAAAGTGGATTACATAAAGCAAGAAATATTTGCAAGATTGGCCTTATATAATTACTGCGAATTAATTACAACATATGTAGTTGAACACACAGAAAATATAAGTAAGAAAAATCAGGTGAACTTTACTATTGCCATTTACATTTGCAGAGAATATCTGCGACGCAAACGGAAACTTCGTCCACCTGATGTGGTTAAACTGATAGAAAAACATATATTACCAATAAGACCTGGGCGTCGAGACCCTCGGAAAGTCAAACTTCAGGCGTCAGTAAGTTTTCTATACAGGGTAGCATAA
- the obgE gene encoding GTPase ObgE — protein sequence MFADRAKIYIRSGKGGDGHVSFRRELYVPNGGPDGGDGGRGGDVIFEVDKGLNTLVDFRHKTKYKAQDGEEGGKKRCHGKDAKDLILKVPEGTVIREAETNKVIADMSGENQRQIILKGGKGGLGNMHFATSTMQVPKYAQPGKPAQELWVNLELKVIADVGLVGFPNVGKSTFLSRVTNAQPKIANYHFTTLSPNLGVVDLEGAKGFVIADIPGLIEGASEGVGLGHEFLRHVERTKMMIHVVDAAGIEGRDPVEDIYKINAELEAYNKEISMRPQVIAANKVDLIYSEDEDPIQRLRDEFEPKGIKVFPISGVTGEGLSDLLYYVNNELQKLDDKPIVFEQEYFPEEEIIHMDLPYTVEKEDDVFVVEGPKIEKMLGYTNLDSEKGFAFFQKFLKETGILEQLENAGVQEGDTIRMYGLQFEYYR from the coding sequence ATGTTTGCAGACAGAGCAAAAATATATATCCGATCCGGAAAGGGCGGCGACGGTCACGTCAGCTTTCGCAGGGAATTATATGTTCCGAATGGCGGTCCGGACGGAGGCGACGGCGGTCGCGGCGGTGATGTAATCTTTGAAGTGGACAAAGGTCTTAACACACTGGTAGATTTCCGTCACAAAACGAAATATAAAGCACAGGACGGAGAGGAAGGCGGCAAAAAGCGCTGCCATGGTAAGGATGCAAAGGATCTGATTCTGAAAGTTCCTGAAGGGACAGTTATCCGTGAAGCAGAAACCAATAAAGTCATTGCCGATATGTCGGGCGAGAACCAGCGCCAGATTATATTAAAAGGTGGTAAGGGCGGTCTTGGAAATATGCATTTTGCAACCTCTACCATGCAGGTTCCGAAGTATGCACAGCCGGGAAAGCCTGCACAGGAACTCTGGGTGAATCTGGAACTTAAGGTGATCGCAGACGTTGGGCTTGTAGGTTTCCCGAATGTTGGTAAATCCACATTCCTTTCCCGTGTAACCAATGCGCAACCAAAGATTGCAAATTATCATTTCACAACACTCAGCCCGAACCTTGGAGTTGTAGATCTGGAAGGTGCAAAGGGATTTGTTATTGCAGATATTCCGGGACTGATTGAAGGAGCATCAGAAGGTGTCGGACTTGGACATGAATTTTTGCGTCATGTTGAACGTACCAAGATGATGATCCATGTTGTGGATGCGGCAGGTATCGAAGGACGTGATCCGGTTGAAGACATTTACAAGATCAACGCTGAACTGGAAGCCTATAACAAAGAAATTTCCATGCGTCCACAGGTCATTGCAGCGAATAAGGTTGACCTGATCTATTCCGAAGATGAAGATCCGATCCAGAGACTGAGAGATGAGTTCGAGCCAAAAGGAATCAAGGTATTCCCGATTTCCGGTGTGACCGGAGAAGGGCTTTCTGATCTTCTTTACTATGTAAATAATGAACTTCAGAAGTTGGATGACAAGCCGATCGTATTTGAACAGGAATATTTCCCGGAAGAAGAGATCATCCACATGGATCTTCCATATACCGTGGAAAAAGAAGACGATGTATTTGTAGTAGAGGGACCAAAGATCGAAAAGATGCTTGGTTACACCAATCTGGATTCCGAGAAGGGATTTGCTTTCTTCCAGAAATTCCTGAAAGAAACCGGTATCCTTGAGCAGCTTGAAAATGCAGGTGTTCAGGAAGGCGATACTATCCGTATGTACGGTCTTCAGTTTGAATATTACCGTTAG
- a CDS encoding helix-turn-helix domain-containing protein, with the protein MEAQSMEPMYLSIQPKKTGERIRKLLLEKGYTIREIQGAFGFENPQAIYKWLSGKSLPSIDNFIILSRLLHTSIEDILVIDGDISYYIGNFIFYIIKASGRMRTAAYNEDVASDRHRR; encoded by the coding sequence ATGGAGGCACAAAGTATGGAACCCATGTATTTGTCAATCCAGCCGAAAAAGACTGGAGAACGCATAAGAAAGCTACTCTTGGAAAAAGGATATACAATTCGGGAAATCCAGGGAGCTTTTGGATTTGAAAATCCGCAGGCCATTTATAAATGGCTTTCCGGCAAATCGTTACCCAGTATAGACAATTTCATTATTTTAAGTAGATTATTACATACTTCAATTGAAGATATCCTCGTCATTGACGGGGATATTTCTTATTACATAGGAAATTTCATTTTCTATATAATAAAAGCCTCCGGCAGGATGCGCACTGCGGCGTATAATGAAGATGTCGCAAGCGACCGCCACAGGCGCTAG
- a CDS encoding ribosomal-processing cysteine protease Prp — protein MIRVTIYKNEKHQCVGFKAHGHAGFSEEGQDIVCAAVSVLTINTLNAIEKFADDRTSLVSDESKGLIDYRLKGNPTREAKLLLDAMVLGLEEIAEDENYREYMDLTYEEV, from the coding sequence ATGATACGAGTAACCATTTATAAAAATGAAAAACATCAATGTGTAGGTTTCAAAGCACATGGTCATGCAGGATTCAGTGAAGAAGGACAGGATATTGTCTGCGCAGCTGTTTCCGTACTTACGATCAATACTTTGAATGCCATTGAGAAATTTGCGGATGACCGTACAAGCCTTGTATCCGATGAATCCAAAGGACTCATTGACTATCGACTTAAAGGTAATCCGACTCGCGAGGCAAAGCTTTTGCTTGACGCGATGGTTCTTGGTCTGGAAGAGATTGCAGAAGATGAGAACTACAGAGAATATATGGATTTGACATACGAGGAGGTGTAA
- a CDS encoding PTS sugar transporter subunit IIA: protein MLGLFKGKNKGNLLHSPCNGKVVPITEVPDSTFADKILGDGFAVIPSEGKVYAPADGEVSMVFDTLHAVTMTSTQGTEILIHIGLDTVTLKGEPFTPHVVAGDKVKQGDLLMEVDLDKIQAAGLNTITPVLICNTDTYGKIALQKKGEVTLEDAVLKLS, encoded by the coding sequence ATGTTAGGTTTATTTAAAGGAAAAAATAAGGGGAATCTACTCCACTCCCCGTGTAACGGAAAAGTCGTACCGATCACAGAAGTTCCGGATTCGACTTTTGCGGATAAAATATTAGGAGACGGATTTGCAGTCATTCCTTCCGAGGGAAAGGTCTATGCACCGGCAGATGGGGAAGTGAGTATGGTATTTGATACTCTTCACGCCGTTACTATGACAAGCACCCAGGGAACAGAGATTCTGATCCATATCGGTCTTGATACCGTTACACTGAAAGGAGAACCTTTTACCCCCCATGTTGTTGCAGGTGACAAGGTAAAACAGGGAGATCTCCTGATGGAAGTTGATTTGGATAAGATCCAGGCAGCCGGATTAAATACCATTACTCCGGTACTCATCTGTAATACAGATACTTATGGAAAAATAGCCCTTCAGAAGAAAGGCGAAGTCACACTGGAGGATGCTGTGCTTAAATTATCCTAG
- the yqeK gene encoding bis(5'-nucleosyl)-tetraphosphatase (symmetrical) YqeK, translated as MTETILKMQKKVKRYLDKDRYDHTIGVMHTAGCLAMRYGANLEQALTAGLLHDCAKCVPADEKIKLCEKNHIEISDAEYKNPGLLHAKLGAFFAREKYGIENEEILRSIESHTTGRPNMSLLDKIIYIADYIEPGRDVAPNLPEVRALAFVDIDACLYRILEDTLAYLAEKGATLDPATEETFLYYKNLKNSDSEKEEKN; from the coding sequence ATGACGGAAACAATACTTAAGATGCAGAAAAAAGTAAAACGGTACCTGGATAAAGACCGTTATGATCATACGATCGGTGTGATGCATACGGCAGGCTGCCTTGCCATGCGTTATGGTGCCAATCTGGAGCAGGCTTTGACGGCAGGACTTTTACATGACTGTGCAAAATGTGTGCCGGCAGATGAAAAGATTAAGCTCTGCGAGAAAAATCATATCGAAATTTCCGATGCAGAGTACAAAAATCCGGGACTTCTGCACGCAAAGCTGGGCGCATTTTTTGCCCGGGAAAAATATGGAATAGAAAATGAAGAGATTCTACGATCGATCGAGTCTCATACAACCGGTCGTCCGAATATGTCTCTGCTTGATAAGATCATTTATATCGCAGATTATATTGAGCCTGGAAGAGATGTTGCACCAAATCTTCCGGAAGTACGTGCGCTTGCATTTGTAGATATCGATGCATGTCTTTACCGTATTCTGGAAGATACACTTGCATATCTTGCCGAAAAAGGTGCAACGTTAGACCCTGCGACAGAAGAGACATTTTTATATTATAAGAACCTGAAAAACAGTGATTCCGAAAAGGAGGAAAAAAACTGA